In one Cervus canadensis isolate Bull #8, Minnesota chromosome 22, ASM1932006v1, whole genome shotgun sequence genomic region, the following are encoded:
- the BHLHE40 gene encoding class E basic helix-loop-helix protein 40: MERIPSAQPPPTCLPKAPGLEPGDLPGMDFAHMYQVYKSRRGIKRSEESKETYKLPHRLIEKKRRDRINECIAQLKDLLPEHLKLTTLGHLEKAVVLELTLKHVKALTNLIDQQQQKIIALQSGLQAGDLSGRNVEAGQEMFCSGFQTCAREVLQYLAKHENTRDLKSSQLVTHLHRVVSELLQGGTSRKPSDPAPKAMDFKEKPSSLAKGSEGPGKNCVPVIQRTFAHSSGEQSGSDTDTDSGYGGESEKGELRVEQPYFKSDHGRRFTMGERISAIKQESEEPPMKKSRMQLSDDEGPFSSTDLISSPFLGPHPHQPPFCLPFYLIPPSATAYLPMLEKCWYPTSVPVLYPGLNASAAALSSFMNPDKISAPMLMPQRLPSPLPAHPAIDSSALLQALKQIPPLNLETKD; this comes from the exons ATGGAGCGGATCCCCAGCGCGCAACCGCCCCCCACTTGCCTGCCCAAAGCGCCAGGACTGGAGCCCGGAGACCTACCAGG GATGGATTTTGCCCATATGTACCAAGTGTACAAGTCGAGGCGGGGAATAAAGCGGAGCGAGGAGAGCAAG GAGACCTACAAACTGCCGCACCGGCTCATCGAGAAAAAGAGACGTGACCGGATTAACGAGTGCATCGCCCAGCTGAAGGATCTCCTCCCCGAACATCTCAAACTTACA ACTTTGGGTCACTTGGAAAAAGCAGTGGTTCTTGAACTTACCTTGAAGCATGTGAAAGCATTAACAAACCTAATTGATCAACAACAGCAGAAAATCATTGCCCTGCAGAGTGGTCTGCAAGCTG GTGATCTGTCGGGGAGAAATGTGGAAGCAGGTCAAGAGATGTTCTGCTCAGGTTTCCAGACATGTGCCCGGGAGGTGCTTCAGTACCTGGCCAAGCATGAGAACACTCGGGACCTGAAATCTTCGCAGCTTGTCACCCACCTCCACCGTGTGGTCTCCGAGCTTCTACAGGGTGGTACTTCCAGGAAGCCATCAGACCCAGCCCCCAAAGCAATGGACTTCAAGGAGAAACCCAGCTCCCTGGCCAAAGGCTCCGAAGGCCCAGGCAAAAACTGTGTGCCAGTCATCCAGCGAACTTTCGCCCACTCGAGCGGCGAGCAGAGTGGCAGTGACACGGACACAGACAGCGGCTACGGGGGAGAATCGGAGAAGGGTGAGCTGCGTGTCGAGCAGCCGTACTTCAAAAGCGATCATGGACGCAGATTCACCATGGGAGAAAGGATCAGTGCTATTAAGCAAGAATCCGAAGAACCCCCCATGAAAAAGAGCAGAATGCAGCTCTCCGATGATGAAGGCCCTTTCAGTAGCACTGACCTGATCAGCTCCCCGTTCCTGGGCCCACACCCGCACCAGCCTCCCTTCTGCCTGCCCTTCTATCTGATCCCACCGTCAGCAACTGCCTACTTGCCCATGCTGGAGAAGTGCTGGTACCCCACGTCTGTCCCAGTGTTATACCCGGGCCTCAACGCCTCTGCCGCAGCCCTCAGCAGCTTCATGAACCCAGACAAGATCTCGGCCCCCATGCTCATGCCCCAGAGACTCCCATCCCCACTGCCGGCCCATCCTGCCATCGACTCTTCTGCCCTGCTCCAAGCTCTGAAGCAGATCCCCCCTTTAAACTTAGAAACCAAAGACTAA